The Procambarus clarkii isolate CNS0578487 chromosome 39, FALCON_Pclarkii_2.0, whole genome shotgun sequence genome window below encodes:
- the slx1 gene encoding structure-specific endonuclease subunit slx1 isoform X2, whose translation MAEGVEVVEDFYGVYLLYCINPKYRGSTYIGFTRDPNRRIKQHNRGRKAGGAIRTSYKGPWEMVLIVHGFPNDISALRFEWAWQHPYRSRRLRNVCEKPRKQNKYDFCLQICSHMLRTKPWSRLPLTIRWLKQEYTRDFPVGLEPPLHMPVAYGPVKPIKVTASKDIIEVLQQIDEMCFICERMVTQSDKMRLRCSHKEVEDSPMEPSLGKPEEEASDARPNEGWEGPKYNGSSSRGKQA comes from the exons ATGGCTGAAGGGGTAGAAGTTGTGGAGGATTTTTATGGAGTATATTTGCTGTATTGCATCAACCCAAAGTATCGTGGTTCTACATACATTGGCTTTACTAGGGACCCTAACCGCCGCATCAAACAGCACAATCGGGGTCGTAAAGCTGGGGGAGCTATCAGGACGAGTTATAAGGGCCCATG GGAAATGGTGTTGATTGTCCATGGATTTCCCAATGATATCTCTGCTCTACGT TTTGAATGGGCTTGGCAGCATCCTTACAGGAGTCGTCGCTTACGAAATGTCTGCGAAAAACCACGGAAACAGAATAAGTATGACTTCTGCCTGCAAATCTGTTCTCACATGTTGCGTACAAAACCATGGTCTCGTCTTCCTCTTACAATTAGGTGGTTGAAGCAGGAGTACACAAGGGACTTTCCT GTAGGGCTGGAGCCACCACTGCACATGCCAGTGGCTTATGGTCCTGTAAAACCTATTAAGGTGACAGCCTCAAAAGACATCATCGAGGTtctgcagcagattgatgaaatGTGTTTTATCTGTGAGCGCATGGTGACACAGTCAGATAAAATGAG gcTACGCTGCTCACACAAGGAGGTGGAGGATAGTCCTATGGAACCAAGCCTCGGGAAGCCTGAAGAGGAAGCCAGTGATGCAAGACCCAATGAAGGGTGGGAAGGACCCAAATATAATGGTTCAAGCAGCAGGGGAAAACAGGCATAA
- the slx1 gene encoding structure-specific endonuclease subunit slx1 isoform X1, translating to MAEGVEVVEDFYGVYLLYCINPKYRGSTYIGFTRDPNRRIKQHNRGRKAGGAIRTSYKGPWEMVLIVHGFPNDISALRFEWAWQHPYRSRRLRNVCEKPRKQNKYDFCLQICSHMLRTKPWSRLPLTIRWLKQEYTRDFPVGLEPPLHMPVAYGPVKPIKVTASKDIIEVLQQIDEMCFICERMVTQSDKMRCLSPSCPLVAHIQCLASHMLEKETPGMLLPLDGFCPRCNCALLWGDLVRLKRGCYQKLEDEDDDHWAESLTQVS from the exons ATGGCTGAAGGGGTAGAAGTTGTGGAGGATTTTTATGGAGTATATTTGCTGTATTGCATCAACCCAAAGTATCGTGGTTCTACATACATTGGCTTTACTAGGGACCCTAACCGCCGCATCAAACAGCACAATCGGGGTCGTAAAGCTGGGGGAGCTATCAGGACGAGTTATAAGGGCCCATG GGAAATGGTGTTGATTGTCCATGGATTTCCCAATGATATCTCTGCTCTACGT TTTGAATGGGCTTGGCAGCATCCTTACAGGAGTCGTCGCTTACGAAATGTCTGCGAAAAACCACGGAAACAGAATAAGTATGACTTCTGCCTGCAAATCTGTTCTCACATGTTGCGTACAAAACCATGGTCTCGTCTTCCTCTTACAATTAGGTGGTTGAAGCAGGAGTACACAAGGGACTTTCCT GTAGGGCTGGAGCCACCACTGCACATGCCAGTGGCTTATGGTCCTGTAAAACCTATTAAGGTGACAGCCTCAAAAGACATCATCGAGGTtctgcagcagattgatgaaatGTGTTTTATCTGTGAGCGCATGGTGACACAGTCAGATAAAATGAG ATGTCTGTCTCCTTCGTGTCCACTGGTCGCCCACATCCAATGTCTTGCAAGCCACATGCTAGAGAAGGAGACCCCTGGGATGCTGCTCCCCTTGGATGGATTCTGCCCTAGGTGTAACTGCGCACTCTTGTGGGGGGACCTGGTGAGGTTGAAGCGCGGCTGCTATCAGAAGTTGGAAGATGAGGATGATGACCATTGGGCTGAATCTCTCACTCAAGTTTCTTGA